A genomic window from Halorubrum lacusprofundi ATCC 49239 includes:
- a CDS encoding halocyanin domain-containing protein, with protein MTRRTLDRRTFVQTTAAVGATVALAGCGGSSGDGSDGSSDGSDGSDGSDDGSDGSDGGSDGSDGGSGGGGTLSEEPNYDGFFDDVSNYDGTVDMRDADEVTVNVGANDGLSFGPAAVAVSSGTTVVWEWTGQGGDHNVSATDGEFESDTAGEEGHTFEHTFEEAGTYTYVCTPHEAVGMKGAVYVE; from the coding sequence ATGACCCGACGCACACTCGACCGGCGTACGTTCGTTCAGACGACTGCCGCGGTCGGCGCCACTGTCGCGCTGGCCGGCTGTGGCGGCAGCAGCGGTGACGGCAGCGATGGGAGCAGCGACGGTTCCGACGGCAGCGATGGGAGCGACGACGGAAGCGATGGCTCAGACGGAGGGAGTGACGGCTCCGACGGCGGCAGCGGCGGGGGCGGGACCCTCTCCGAGGAGCCGAACTACGACGGGTTCTTCGACGACGTGAGCAACTACGACGGCACCGTCGACATGCGGGACGCCGACGAGGTGACCGTCAACGTCGGCGCCAACGACGGGCTCTCCTTCGGGCCGGCCGCGGTGGCGGTCTCGTCCGGGACGACCGTCGTCTGGGAGTGGACCGGGCAGGGCGGCGACCACAACGTGTCGGCCACTGACGGCGAGTTCGAAAGCGACACCGCCGGCGAGGAGGGCCACACCTTCGAGCACACCTTCGAGGAGGCCGGCACCTACACCTACGTCTGCACGCCGCACGAGGCAGTCGGGATGAAGGGTGCCGTCTACGTGGAGTGA
- a CDS encoding ABC transporter permease — protein MPERGTVEDGGRDGDAARTEPTPDGGIALDGASAASGAEASTAGSTDADDSDTAHAADADSISIPLPRPGIVARIARRETRLTTRRGWALGLTVVFAAFGFLLATFSGSGVAPTGYEPVVASYVELATFLVPLAALAFGHGAVVGAAERGRLGVVLTLPVSRAETAIGVFAGRAAVLGSAVILGFGVPGLLLLREYGLAGWPTFAWFLFATVAVAVALLGIGVGISALAPTSTMALAGALLVWAWVALVHDLLAMGVLAALDGANGFVAVAVAANPVSTYRLLALAPTDAGGAGLAAALDGGLSVGVLVGVLLGWVALGVVVAAVAMRVKRI, from the coding sequence ATGCCTGAGAGGGGTACCGTCGAGGACGGCGGGCGCGACGGAGACGCGGCGCGGACCGAGCCGACCCCGGACGGTGGGATCGCCCTCGACGGGGCGTCCGCGGCGAGCGGGGCGGAGGCCTCGACAGCGGGGTCGACGGACGCCGACGACTCCGACACCGCTCACGCGGCCGACGCCGACTCGATCTCTATCCCGCTCCCGCGGCCCGGAATCGTCGCGCGGATCGCGCGGCGGGAAACGCGGCTGACGACCCGGCGCGGGTGGGCGCTCGGTCTAACGGTCGTCTTCGCGGCCTTCGGGTTCCTGTTGGCGACGTTCAGCGGTTCCGGAGTCGCGCCGACTGGTTACGAGCCGGTGGTCGCGAGCTACGTCGAGCTGGCGACGTTCCTCGTCCCGCTGGCGGCGCTGGCGTTCGGCCACGGCGCGGTCGTCGGCGCGGCCGAGCGCGGGCGTCTCGGTGTCGTCCTGACACTCCCGGTCTCGCGCGCCGAGACAGCGATCGGGGTGTTCGCCGGCCGTGCGGCCGTCCTCGGATCGGCGGTGATACTCGGCTTCGGCGTTCCCGGTCTGCTGCTGCTCCGCGAGTACGGGCTCGCCGGCTGGCCGACGTTCGCGTGGTTCCTGTTCGCGACCGTCGCCGTCGCCGTCGCCCTGCTCGGGATCGGGGTGGGAATCTCCGCGCTCGCGCCCACGTCGACGATGGCGCTCGCGGGCGCGCTGCTCGTGTGGGCGTGGGTCGCCTTAGTCCACGACCTGCTCGCGATGGGCGTGCTCGCGGCGCTCGACGGCGCGAACGGATTCGTCGCCGTCGCGGTCGCAGCCAACCCGGTCTCGACCTACCGGCTGCTCGCGCTCGCCCCGACCGACGCGGGCGGCGCCGGGCTCGCGGCCGCGCTCGACGGCGGACTCTCGGTCGGCGTGCTCGTCGGCGTCCTGCTTGGGTGGGTCGCACTCGGCGTGGTCGTCGCCGCCGTCGCGATGCGCGTAAAGCGGATTTAA
- a CDS encoding DUF2249 domain-containing protein — protein sequence MTATDTVLDVRDRDDPPFPIISDALDDLGPDESLLLVNSFEPEPLYDVLADRGFDHETERVDDDEWHVTIEPE from the coding sequence ATGACAGCAACCGACACCGTCCTCGACGTGCGCGACCGAGACGATCCGCCATTTCCGATCATCAGCGACGCGCTCGACGACCTCGGCCCCGACGAGTCCCTCCTTCTCGTCAACAGCTTCGAGCCGGAGCCGCTCTACGACGTGTTGGCCGATCGGGGGTTCGATCATGAGACCGAACGCGTCGACGACGACGAGTGGCACGTCACGATAGAACCGGAGTGA
- a CDS encoding helix-turn-helix domain-containing protein, with amino-acid sequence MPQARLLVDLPDGPWIADVSRDFPDAGFRVLTAVPDESAGFALIRLTARDVDDVLAAMRDHEALAKVSVMARGDGVATVRIETNAPLLLVAAKRSGLPIEMPLDIENGVAEVDVTGEHERVAALGKRFDEMGLEYELDRVRQRVDPVRLLTDRQQELLLTAVELGYYDVPRRFTLTEVADHVGIAKSTCSETLQRVERTVVREFVDDLPTRPLDEEVDAAGDSASDGGDAASETDAESAPNRPTYHS; translated from the coding sequence ATGCCACAGGCACGCCTACTGGTCGATTTGCCCGACGGACCGTGGATAGCCGACGTGTCGCGCGACTTCCCGGACGCCGGGTTCCGCGTGCTCACCGCGGTGCCGGACGAGAGTGCCGGCTTCGCGCTCATCAGACTGACTGCCCGCGACGTCGACGACGTGCTCGCGGCGATGCGGGATCACGAGGCGCTCGCGAAGGTGTCGGTGATGGCGCGGGGCGACGGGGTCGCGACCGTTCGGATCGAGACGAACGCCCCGCTGCTTCTGGTCGCCGCGAAGCGCTCGGGGCTCCCGATCGAGATGCCGCTGGACATCGAGAACGGCGTGGCGGAGGTCGACGTCACCGGCGAACACGAGCGCGTCGCGGCGCTCGGAAAGCGGTTCGACGAGATGGGGCTGGAGTACGAACTCGATCGCGTCCGCCAGCGCGTCGATCCGGTCCGGCTGCTGACGGACCGCCAGCAGGAGCTCCTGCTCACGGCCGTGGAGTTGGGGTACTACGACGTGCCGCGCCGGTTCACCCTGACGGAAGTCGCCGACCACGTCGGAATCGCGAAGTCGACGTGCAGCGAGACGCTCCAGCGGGTCGAACGGACCGTGGTGCGCGAGTTCGTCGACGACCTCCCGACCCGACCGCTCGACGAGGAGGTCGACGCGGCGGGCGACAGTGCGAGCGACGGCGGCGACGCCGCCTCCGAAACCGACGCGGAATCGGCTCCGAACCGACCAACATACCACTCATGA
- the nosD gene encoding nitrous oxide reductase family maturation protein NosD codes for MSRLPSIGGLGSARAVFVAAAVVLAVVLAGVVAATGAGVAGSDAAGAGNGSEPIVEPPTYDPDRPTDAGTATILRDGSDDTDADPEIYDDLSAAVDAAGPGDTIELSGVFEPAETVIVDEPGMTIRAASTHDALIDGGGEDTTIAVRAPNATVEGVWIDDTGENLESQDAAVYVAENATGTTLTDLYLTDAAFGVWVNGADQVTIADSRIEGTQAPRFANRGNGINLWETNGTEVRNTEITDVRDGIYYSWASNVEATGNTMWDLRYGVHYMYSDDNRLADNVAFENDVGYALMVSESIELVNNTAVANRGESGHGILLKEIDRSVVRDNTLVANDNGVFLYNAQDNEVRGNLLYANGVGVHHSAGTEGTVVAGNGFVTNDEQVLTTTRELVAWNGTDRGNYWSDARVADTDGDGLSDARHRPAGAAERLVQEHPAAAVFADSPAFDAIRLVESRFPAVESAGIIDHRPLASPAHDIEPYRPYAAAVDATAEYDDEPGDDHHQ; via the coding sequence ATGTCTCGGCTCCCGTCGATCGGCGGGCTCGGATCGGCTCGCGCGGTGTTCGTCGCCGCCGCCGTCGTGCTCGCGGTCGTCCTCGCCGGCGTCGTCGCGGCGACCGGTGCGGGGGTCGCCGGGAGCGACGCGGCCGGCGCCGGAAACGGAAGCGAACCGATCGTCGAGCCGCCGACGTACGACCCGGACCGACCGACGGACGCGGGGACCGCGACGATCCTGCGCGACGGGAGCGACGACACCGACGCCGATCCCGAGATCTACGACGACCTGTCCGCCGCGGTCGACGCCGCGGGTCCGGGCGATACGATCGAACTCTCGGGCGTCTTCGAGCCCGCGGAGACGGTCATCGTCGACGAGCCGGGGATGACGATCCGCGCGGCGTCGACCCACGACGCCCTGATCGACGGGGGCGGCGAGGACACGACGATCGCGGTGCGCGCGCCGAACGCGACGGTCGAGGGGGTCTGGATCGACGACACCGGAGAAAACCTCGAATCGCAGGACGCCGCGGTGTACGTCGCCGAGAACGCCACGGGAACGACTCTCACGGACCTGTACCTCACCGACGCCGCGTTCGGGGTCTGGGTCAACGGCGCCGACCAAGTGACTATCGCGGACTCGCGGATCGAGGGGACGCAGGCCCCGCGGTTCGCGAACCGCGGTAACGGGATCAACCTCTGGGAGACGAACGGCACCGAGGTCCGAAACACCGAGATAACCGACGTGCGAGACGGAATTTACTACTCGTGGGCCTCGAACGTCGAGGCGACGGGGAACACGATGTGGGACCTGCGGTACGGCGTCCACTACATGTACTCCGACGACAACCGCCTCGCGGACAACGTCGCCTTCGAGAACGACGTGGGGTACGCGCTGATGGTCAGCGAGTCGATCGAGTTGGTCAACAACACCGCGGTCGCGAACCGCGGCGAGAGCGGGCACGGCATCCTGCTCAAGGAGATCGACCGCTCCGTCGTCCGCGACAACACCCTCGTCGCCAACGACAACGGCGTGTTTCTGTACAACGCGCAGGACAACGAGGTGCGCGGGAACCTCCTGTACGCGAACGGCGTGGGGGTCCACCACTCCGCGGGCACGGAGGGGACGGTCGTCGCCGGCAACGGCTTCGTGACCAACGACGAACAGGTGTTGACGACGACCCGCGAACTGGTGGCGTGGAACGGCACCGACCGCGGGAACTACTGGTCCGACGCTCGCGTCGCCGACACCGACGGCGACGGGCTGAGCGACGCGCGACACCGCCCGGCCGGCGCGGCCGAGCGGCTGGTCCAAGAACACCCGGCCGCCGCCGTGTTCGCCGACAGTCCGGCGTTCGACGCGATCCGGTTGGTCGAGAGCCGGTTCCCGGCCGTGGAGAGCGCCGGGATCATCGACCACCGCCCGCTCGCGAGCCCCGCCCACGACATCGAGCCGTATCGCCCGTACGCGGCGGCGGTCGACGCGACCGCCGAGTACGACGACGAGCCCGGAGACGACCACCACCAGTAA
- a CDS encoding ABC transporter ATP-binding protein, with protein sequence MRIDITNVHRRYDDVAALDGVDFTVESGEAYGLVGTNGAGKSTLFGLIAGHDRPDEGAITVGDRDVRELGWRIREAIGVLPEDPGFPPGETGRETLAFHADVRGIGASPEDAAERIAGAAATVGLGDAIDRPIDGYSKGMRRRLGLAAALLANPSVLLLDEPTAGLDPNGVAALREVLTRVREETGVTILMATHALREAERVCDRVGVLDDGRLVAEGTPDELGADHEDGLEGAFVSLTGGGRDA encoded by the coding sequence ATGCGCATCGATATCACCAACGTTCACAGACGATACGACGACGTGGCGGCGCTCGACGGGGTCGACTTCACGGTCGAGTCCGGCGAGGCGTACGGCCTCGTGGGAACCAACGGCGCCGGCAAGTCCACCCTGTTCGGACTGATCGCCGGCCACGACCGACCCGACGAGGGAGCGATTACGGTCGGCGATCGCGACGTGAGGGAGTTGGGGTGGCGCATCCGCGAGGCGATCGGCGTCCTCCCGGAGGACCCCGGCTTCCCGCCGGGCGAGACGGGACGCGAGACGCTGGCGTTCCACGCGGACGTTCGCGGGATCGGTGCGAGCCCCGAGGACGCGGCCGAGCGGATCGCGGGCGCCGCGGCGACGGTCGGCCTCGGCGACGCGATCGATCGCCCCATCGACGGCTACTCGAAGGGGATGCGTCGCCGGCTCGGCCTCGCGGCCGCGCTGCTCGCGAACCCGTCCGTGCTTCTGCTCGACGAGCCGACCGCCGGGCTCGACCCGAACGGGGTCGCCGCGCTCCGGGAGGTGCTGACCCGCGTCCGCGAGGAGACCGGCGTAACGATCCTGATGGCCACCCACGCGCTGCGTGAAGCCGAGCGCGTCTGTGACCGCGTCGGCGTCCTCGACGACGGCCGGCTGGTCGCCGAGGGGACGCCCGACGAGTTGGGCGCGGACCACGAGGACGGGCTCGAAGGCGCGTTCGTCTCGCTCACCGGAGGTGGTCGCGATGCCTGA
- a CDS encoding aldehyde dehydrogenase family protein — MSDPYQHYIDGEWVSGTGSETFESENPATGETLGTFERGTPEDVESAVDAADAAFEEWRELSRIQRAEYLWDVYHELRERTDELGEVVTKECGKEISEGKADVVEAAHMVEWAAGDARHPKGDIVPSEIPAKDAYMRRNPRGVTGCITPWNFPVAIPYWHMAIALVEGNPVVFKPAEQTPWCAQIIAEMFDDAGIPDGVFNMVQGFGDAGNAIVEHDDVKTVLFTGSAEVGHHIQDKLGGVAGKRVACEMGGKNAIVVTEEADLDIAVHSAVMSSFKTTGQRCVSSERLIVHTDVYDEFKERFVEVAEDVAVGDPLQEDTFMGPLIETEHFEKVSEYNQLARDEDVNVLVDRTELDADEVPDGHEDGHWIGPFVYEADPDEDLRCTHEEVFGPHVALLEYDGDIERAVEIQNDTEYGLAGAVVSEDYRQINYYRDHAEVGLAYGNLPCIGAEVQLPFGGVKKSGNGYPSAREAIEAVTDRTAWTLNNSKEIEMAQGLSADIKTKDD, encoded by the coding sequence ATGTCGGACCCGTATCAACACTACATCGACGGCGAATGGGTCTCGGGCACTGGCTCGGAGACCTTCGAGAGCGAGAACCCGGCGACCGGCGAGACGCTCGGCACGTTCGAGCGCGGGACGCCCGAAGACGTCGAGTCGGCGGTCGACGCCGCCGACGCGGCGTTCGAGGAGTGGCGCGAGCTCTCCCGGATCCAGCGCGCGGAGTACCTCTGGGACGTGTACCACGAGCTGCGCGAGCGCACTGACGAGCTCGGCGAGGTCGTCACGAAGGAGTGCGGCAAGGAGATCTCGGAGGGGAAAGCCGACGTGGTCGAGGCCGCACATATGGTCGAGTGGGCCGCGGGCGACGCCCGCCACCCGAAAGGCGACATCGTTCCCTCGGAGATCCCCGCGAAGGACGCGTACATGCGCCGGAACCCCCGCGGCGTCACCGGGTGTATCACGCCGTGGAACTTCCCGGTCGCGATCCCCTACTGGCACATGGCCATCGCGCTGGTGGAGGGGAACCCCGTCGTGTTCAAACCCGCCGAGCAGACCCCGTGGTGCGCGCAGATCATCGCGGAGATGTTCGACGACGCCGGCATCCCCGACGGCGTGTTCAACATGGTTCAGGGGTTCGGCGACGCCGGCAACGCCATCGTCGAGCACGACGACGTCAAGACCGTCCTTTTCACCGGTTCCGCCGAGGTCGGCCATCACATCCAAGACAAGCTCGGCGGCGTCGCCGGCAAGCGCGTCGCCTGTGAGATGGGCGGCAAGAATGCGATCGTCGTCACCGAAGAGGCGGATCTCGATATCGCAGTTCACTCGGCCGTGATGTCTTCCTTCAAGACGACCGGCCAGCGCTGCGTCTCCTCCGAGCGCCTGATCGTCCACACGGACGTGTACGACGAGTTCAAAGAGCGATTCGTCGAGGTGGCCGAGGACGTCGCCGTCGGCGACCCTCTACAAGAGGACACGTTCATGGGGCCGCTCATCGAGACCGAGCACTTCGAGAAGGTCTCCGAGTACAACCAACTCGCCCGCGACGAGGACGTGAACGTGCTCGTCGACCGGACCGAGCTCGACGCCGACGAGGTCCCCGACGGTCACGAGGACGGCCACTGGATCGGCCCGTTCGTCTACGAGGCCGACCCCGACGAGGACCTCCGCTGCACGCACGAGGAGGTGTTCGGGCCGCACGTCGCCCTTCTCGAATACGACGGCGACATCGAGCGCGCGGTCGAGATCCAGAACGACACCGAGTACGGGCTCGCCGGCGCGGTCGTCTCCGAGGATTACCGCCAGATCAACTACTACCGCGACCACGCCGAGGTGGGGCTGGCGTACGGCAACCTCCCCTGTATCGGCGCAGAGGTTCAGCTCCCCTTCGGCGGCGTCAAGAAGTCCGGGAACGGCTACCCCTCGGCGCGAGAGGCCATCGAGGCGGTCACTGACCGCACCGCGTGGACCCTGAACAACTCGAAGGAGATCGAGATGGCACAGGGGCTCTCCGCGGACATCAAGACGAAGGACGACTGA
- a CDS encoding CGCGG family rSAM-modified RiPP protein, which yields MSDTDTHDQTAEPITDEIHDNSWSANLEKPQYADDAELAVRDALVAIDHTTAGNHVNLVTHGDLGHPEEFLYDAIEREYGLDPEYVEQCGCGGHVTRVQVA from the coding sequence ATGAGCGACACGGACACCCACGACCAGACCGCCGAACCGATCACCGACGAGATCCACGACAACTCCTGGTCGGCGAACCTCGAAAAGCCACAGTACGCGGACGACGCCGAGCTGGCGGTCCGCGACGCGCTGGTCGCCATCGACCACACGACCGCGGGCAACCACGTCAACCTGGTCACGCACGGTGATCTGGGCCACCCCGAGGAGTTCCTGTACGACGCGATCGAGCGGGAGTACGGCCTCGACCCTGAGTACGTCGAGCAGTGCGGCTGCGGCGGTCACGTCACTCGCGTGCAGGTGGCCTAA
- a CDS encoding DUF2249 domain-containing protein: MELETAALERTDAPADRPVETLDVRDLGPPEPLRQTLELLADLPDETVLVQRNDRAPQFLYPKLDDRGYAHETIEADGAVVTAIWMAGDDTGVSDETVADGTDEEGDR, encoded by the coding sequence ATGGAACTGGAAACGGCTGCGCTCGAACGGACGGACGCACCGGCGGACCGACCCGTCGAGACGCTCGACGTTCGCGATCTCGGCCCGCCGGAGCCGCTCCGCCAAACGCTCGAACTGCTCGCCGACCTCCCCGACGAGACCGTGCTGGTCCAGCGCAACGACCGCGCGCCGCAGTTCCTCTACCCGAAGCTCGACGACCGCGGCTACGCTCACGAGACGATCGAGGCCGACGGAGCGGTCGTCACGGCGATCTGGATGGCGGGCGACGACACCGGCGTGAGCGACGAGACGGTCGCCGACGGGACGGACGAGGAGGGCGACCGATGA
- a CDS encoding transcriptional regulator TbsP domain-containing protein codes for MSIGSFTDPIVVDPDPSLLAALAAAYRDAAPEAVNPDLDALRDAARGDEAPLSPAADLPRLTVLARDHVVDAITDPFYSASQLAALTEAGVWDLRTLAAPQPNAVLAGRSDGCVVIAASSGRDGDGASESPTDRGPWCRISADPTLRDRYVDLVADAEAVRIRTPSRHRLYGALRDRCGSEVADETVRLLDAGNDPLDRGAARVRAYAAGARRAALDRDLRRACEDAGLGSSATFTRIKRDLVEAGLLGTESVSQPVGRPRQRLVARGALADASSPAAALAALRKKGL; via the coding sequence ATGTCGATCGGGTCGTTCACGGACCCGATCGTCGTCGATCCCGACCCGTCGCTTTTGGCGGCCCTCGCGGCGGCCTACAGGGATGCCGCGCCGGAGGCAGTCAACCCGGACCTTGACGCGCTCCGGGACGCCGCGCGAGGGGACGAGGCTCCGCTCTCGCCGGCCGCCGACCTCCCGAGGCTCACGGTGCTGGCGAGAGATCACGTCGTCGACGCGATCACCGACCCGTTTTATTCGGCTAGCCAGCTCGCGGCGCTCACGGAGGCGGGCGTCTGGGACCTGCGGACGCTCGCAGCGCCGCAGCCGAACGCCGTCCTCGCGGGGCGGTCCGACGGTTGCGTGGTCATCGCGGCGTCGAGCGGGCGCGACGGCGACGGCGCGTCCGAGTCCCCCACCGATCGCGGACCGTGGTGCCGGATCAGCGCCGATCCGACGCTCCGCGACCGCTACGTCGATCTCGTCGCGGACGCGGAGGCGGTGCGAATCCGAACGCCGAGCCGCCATCGGCTGTACGGCGCGCTCCGGGACCGGTGCGGGAGCGAGGTCGCGGACGAGACCGTGCGACTGCTCGACGCCGGCAACGATCCTCTCGACCGCGGCGCGGCGCGCGTCCGGGCGTACGCCGCCGGTGCGCGCCGCGCCGCCCTCGATCGCGACCTGCGGCGCGCCTGCGAGGACGCCGGGCTCGGGAGCTCGGCGACGTTCACCCGGATAAAACGCGACCTCGTCGAGGCCGGTCTCCTCGGGACGGAGTCGGTGTCGCAGCCGGTGGGACGCCCTCGCCAGCGACTCGTCGCACGGGGTGCGCTGGCGGACGCGTCGTCGCCGGCGGCGGCTCTCGCGGCGCTTCGGAAAAAGGGGTTATAA
- a CDS encoding helix-turn-helix domain-containing protein → MATTDTGGVEEWSGTRLTLDLWHPNCWAIEATSQTDGGVLAHAIYNTPKADGDTPNSVNGLFTAFADTNEEVEELLDAIRASDRGGDLLELQERFGRARDAPGNVVREFFLEYDPADMMCPTLLEHGFVHSAPVRIEGGREEWQVCFVGERTEIRESLDAVQENAGAEVTVQSMSSSGQPGQTPREQRLDTLTTTQREVYEHAREAGYYEWPRGASTRDLADDLDVSKTTLLEHLRKAESKLLDP, encoded by the coding sequence ATGGCGACGACTGACACGGGCGGGGTCGAGGAGTGGTCCGGCACGCGACTCACGCTCGACCTGTGGCACCCGAACTGCTGGGCGATCGAGGCGACGAGTCAGACCGACGGCGGCGTCCTGGCCCACGCGATCTACAATACCCCGAAGGCGGACGGCGACACGCCGAACTCGGTGAACGGGCTGTTCACCGCCTTCGCGGACACGAACGAGGAAGTCGAGGAACTGCTCGACGCGATCCGCGCGTCCGATCGCGGGGGGGACCTCCTCGAACTGCAAGAGCGGTTCGGACGCGCCCGGGACGCCCCGGGCAACGTCGTACGCGAGTTCTTCTTGGAGTACGATCCCGCGGACATGATGTGTCCGACGCTACTGGAACACGGGTTCGTCCACAGCGCCCCAGTCCGGATCGAGGGCGGTCGCGAGGAGTGGCAGGTGTGTTTCGTCGGCGAGCGCACGGAGATTCGGGAGTCGCTCGACGCGGTCCAGGAGAACGCGGGCGCGGAGGTGACCGTGCAGTCGATGTCGTCGTCGGGGCAGCCGGGACAGACCCCCCGCGAACAGCGGCTCGACACACTCACCACGACCCAGCGCGAGGTGTACGAACACGCTCGGGAGGCGGGGTATTACGAGTGGCCCCGGGGGGCGTCCACCCGCGATCTGGCCGACGATCTCGACGTGTCGAAGACGACGCTGCTCGAACACCTCCGGAAGGCGGAGTCGAAGCTGCTTGATCCGTGA